In a single window of the Geotrypetes seraphini chromosome 11, aGeoSer1.1, whole genome shotgun sequence genome:
- the LOC117345779 gene encoding mitochondrial import inner membrane translocase subunit TIM16-like isoform X3, whose product MAKYLAQIVVMGMQVVGRAFTKALRQEFAASRVAADARGRSGQESAAASSLSGISLQEAQQILNVSKLSPEEIQKNYEHLFKVNDKTVGGSFYVQSKVVRAKERLDEELRILSREQREQQPPPPPER is encoded by the exons ATG GCAAAATACCTGGCTCAGATCGTCGTGATGGGGATGCAGGTGGTGGGCAGAGCTTTCACCAAGGCGCTACGCCAGGAGTTTGCAG CAAGTCGTGTAGCGGCAGATGCACGGGGGCGTTCTGGGCAGGAATCAGCTGCAGCTTCCAGCCTCTCCGGAATCAGTCTCCAGGAGGCACAACAGATTCTCAATGTTTCCAAATTGAGCCCAGAAGAGATTCAAAAG AATTATGAACACTTATTTAAAGTCAACGATAAAACAGTGGGAGGTTCCTTCTATGTACAGTCAAAG GTAGTGAGAGCGAAGGAACGATTAGATGAAGAACTGAGAATTCTATCCAGAGAACAGAGAGagcagcagccaccaccaccaccagaaaGGTGA